In a single window of the Prevotella melaninogenica genome:
- the rsmI gene encoding 16S rRNA (cytidine(1402)-2'-O)-methyltransferase — translation MGTLYLVPTPVGNMEDMTLRAIRILKEADVVLCEDTRTSGILLKHFEIKNRLMSHHKFNEHASSAGIVNRLKAGETVALISDAGTPGISDPGFFLAREAAANGITVQTLPGATAFVPALVSSGLPCDRFCFEGFLPQKKGRKTHLESLAEETRTMIFYESPYRVVKTLEQFAEVFGAERQVSCCREISKLHEESVRGTLDEVIAHFKETEPRGEFVIVVAGKEKVKSSERKKQTDKKL, via the coding sequence ATGGGAACATTATATCTCGTACCGACACCGGTTGGAAATATGGAGGATATGACCCTCCGTGCTATCAGAATCCTAAAGGAGGCTGATGTAGTTTTGTGTGAGGATACTCGTACATCGGGTATTTTGTTGAAACACTTTGAGATTAAGAATCGTCTTATGTCTCATCATAAATTCAATGAACATGCAAGTTCTGCTGGTATAGTCAATAGATTAAAGGCTGGTGAGACGGTTGCACTGATCTCAGATGCGGGAACTCCGGGTATCAGTGACCCCGGCTTCTTCCTCGCTCGTGAGGCTGCAGCCAATGGAATAACTGTTCAGACGCTTCCGGGAGCTACCGCTTTCGTACCAGCATTGGTGTCAAGTGGTTTACCATGCGACCGCTTCTGCTTTGAAGGATTCCTCCCTCAGAAGAAGGGACGTAAGACTCATTTAGAGAGTTTGGCAGAAGAAACGCGTACAATGATATTCTATGAGTCACCTTATAGAGTTGTGAAAACCTTGGAACAGTTTGCTGAGGTGTTTGGAGCTGAGCGACAAGTCAGTTGTTGTCGTGAGATTTCAAAGCTGCATGAAGAGAGCGTTCGAGGAACATTGGATGAAGTAATAGCCCACTTCAAAGAGACAGAACCACGTGGTGAGTTTGTCATTGTAGTGGCAGGAAAAGAAAAAGTAAAGTCTTCTGAAAGGAAGAAACAAACGGATAAAAAATTATAA
- a CDS encoding thymidine kinase, whose translation MTKIDNHNGERRRQGRIEVICGSMFSGKTEELIRRMKRAKFAKQKVEIFKPSLDTRYSDEDVVSHDKNVIHSTPIDSSGNILLLASDIDVVGIDEAQFLDEGLTDICNKLANNGVRVIVAGLDMDFKGVPFGPIPALCAIADEVTKVHAICVKCGALAYVSHRLIDDDRRVMLGEQQEYEPLCRECYKKATQEEVNTKV comes from the coding sequence ATGACAAAGATAGACAACCATAACGGTGAAAGACGTCGTCAAGGACGCATTGAAGTGATTTGTGGAAGTATGTTCTCTGGTAAGACCGAAGAACTCATCCGTCGTATGAAACGTGCAAAGTTTGCAAAACAGAAGGTTGAGATTTTCAAACCTTCTCTTGACACACGCTATTCGGACGAGGATGTTGTCAGTCATGACAAGAACGTGATTCATTCCACACCAATTGACTCATCTGGTAACATTCTTCTTCTTGCCTCAGACATTGACGTTGTGGGCATTGATGAGGCACAGTTCTTGGATGAAGGACTCACTGATATCTGCAACAAATTGGCAAACAACGGTGTACGTGTCATCGTTGCGGGCCTCGACATGGACTTTAAGGGTGTTCCTTTCGGTCCAATCCCAGCTCTTTGTGCCATTGCAGACGAGGTAACAAAGGTACACGCTATCTGTGTGAAGTGCGGTGCTTTGGCATACGTGAGCCATCGTCTTATAGATGACGACCGCCGTGTTATGCTCGGTGAGCAGCAGGAATATGAACCTTTATGCCGTGAGTGCTACAAGAAGGCTACACAAGAAGAAGTTAATACTAAAGTCTAA
- the rodA gene encoding rod shape-determining protein RodA — protein MPSNYTADRQPGVLRSLDWWTIGIYIALLTFGWVSVCGASYTYGDTEIFSLSTRSGMQIVWIGTSICLGFVLLMMDDRFYDTFAYVIYGLLVLLLFATIFNPHSIKGSRSWLVMGPLRLQPAEFAKFATALAIAKFMSAYGFTIKNWKHFAGACGIIFLPMLCIVGQRETGSALVYFSFFLMLYREGMSGAFLFTGLAMVIYFVVGIKYEEVLLWDTPTSLGKFVVLLLVQIFSSVMVWVYVGDKGRTRLLLTYVFGITGLALLFSEFVIPFDVVWVQLVLSACVIGYLVYNAMNTRFANYFYIALFALGSIAFFYSADYVLNEVMQPHQRVRINVLLGLDEDLAGAGYNVHQSEIAIGSGGLQGKGFLNGTQTKLKFVPEQDTDFIFCTVGEEEGFLGSASVLVLFLFLILRLMYLADRQPFKFGRVYGYCVAGIFLFHVFINVGMVLGLTPVIGIPLPFFSYGGSSLWGFTLLLFIFLRIDAGRNLIRQ, from the coding sequence GTGCCAAGTAATTATACAGCAGACAGACAACCAGGTGTACTTCGTTCATTAGATTGGTGGACGATAGGTATCTATATTGCATTGCTCACCTTTGGATGGGTAAGTGTCTGTGGTGCGAGTTATACTTATGGCGATACAGAAATATTCTCACTTTCAACTCGTTCGGGTATGCAGATTGTGTGGATAGGTACTTCTATTTGCTTGGGTTTTGTGCTTCTCATGATGGACGACCGCTTCTATGACACCTTTGCTTATGTCATCTATGGTTTGTTAGTGCTTCTTCTCTTTGCTACAATCTTTAATCCCCATAGTATTAAAGGTTCACGTTCGTGGCTTGTTATGGGTCCACTACGATTGCAGCCTGCCGAGTTTGCCAAGTTTGCAACGGCATTAGCAATAGCCAAATTTATGTCGGCTTATGGCTTTACGATTAAGAATTGGAAGCATTTTGCTGGTGCGTGTGGAATTATCTTTCTGCCTATGCTATGTATTGTCGGCCAGCGTGAGACAGGTTCTGCCTTGGTTTATTTCTCTTTCTTCCTTATGCTTTATCGTGAGGGAATGTCTGGTGCGTTCCTCTTTACTGGACTGGCAATGGTCATTTATTTTGTTGTCGGCATAAAGTATGAGGAAGTTTTGCTGTGGGATACGCCCACGTCCTTAGGAAAGTTTGTTGTCCTTTTACTTGTTCAAATATTCTCCTCAGTTATGGTGTGGGTCTATGTGGGTGATAAAGGACGTACGCGCTTGTTACTAACTTATGTCTTTGGAATTACGGGGCTTGCCTTACTCTTTTCAGAGTTTGTTATTCCGTTTGACGTTGTTTGGGTACAGTTGGTTTTATCGGCATGTGTTATTGGCTATTTAGTCTATAATGCTATGAATACTCGCTTTGCCAACTACTTCTATATAGCATTGTTTGCTTTGGGTTCAATTGCCTTTTTCTATTCAGCAGATTATGTGTTGAATGAAGTCATGCAGCCACACCAGCGAGTGCGTATCAACGTACTTTTAGGCTTAGATGAGGACTTAGCAGGAGCAGGATATAATGTACATCAGAGTGAGATTGCTATCGGATCGGGTGGTTTGCAGGGCAAAGGTTTTTTGAATGGTACGCAGACTAAGTTGAAGTTTGTTCCAGAGCAAGATACTGACTTTATCTTCTGTACTGTAGGTGAGGAGGAAGGCTTCCTCGGTTCAGCTTCAGTTCTTGTGCTGTTCCTCTTCCTTATACTCCGACTAATGTATCTTGCCGACCGACAACCTTTCAAGTTTGGACGAGTCTACGGCTATTGTGTCGCTGGAATCTTCTTATTCCACGTCTTTATTAACGTCGGAATGGTATTGGGTCTAACACCAGTTATTGGTATTCCGTTACCTTTCTTCAGTTATGGAGGTTCTTCTCTTTGGGGCTTTACGTTGCTTCTATTTATTTTCCTCCGTATAGATGCTGGGCGTAATCTTATCCGTCAGTAG
- the ricT gene encoding stage 0 sporulation family protein, translating to MDYKDMKFKVWHGCDRGLCHKGCGRQNNQLNTFDWLADVPGNNQTTDLVEVQFKNTRKGYYHNVNDLDLKKGDIVAVEANPGHDIGVVTLTGRLVKLQIKKSSSVKSPDDIKRVYRLAKEVDMQKYHEAKAREHATMIESRQIAKGLGLKMKIGDVEYQGDGNKAIFYYIADERVDFRQLIKDLAAAFHVRIEMKQIGARQEAGRIGGTGPCGRELCCATWMKNFSSVSTTAARIQDISLNPTKLAGMCAKLKCCLNYEVDDYMEAGRKLPSREVVLETMDGEYHLFKTDILNGQCTYSTDKNLAANLETISAERAKEIIELNRRGEKPLSLLEDGKAKPAKKPVDLLAGADLSRFDKAKKRKKNNQPRNNNGQQGGRPQRDNRRNQRDGQDNYRQQNDNRRSQNDNRRPQNGNRRPYNGPRPAYQQNEGTSQNNRNEGRQPQQTERTQE from the coding sequence ATGGATTACAAAGATATGAAATTCAAGGTCTGGCATGGTTGTGACCGAGGCTTATGCCATAAAGGTTGTGGCAGACAAAACAACCAGTTGAACACATTCGACTGGTTAGCTGACGTGCCTGGAAACAATCAAACAACTGACCTTGTTGAGGTTCAATTCAAGAATACACGTAAGGGATACTATCACAATGTCAATGACCTTGACTTGAAGAAAGGTGATATTGTGGCAGTTGAGGCTAACCCAGGACATGACATTGGAGTTGTTACGCTGACTGGACGTCTCGTTAAATTACAAATTAAGAAGTCGTCAAGCGTAAAGTCACCAGACGATATCAAGCGTGTCTATCGTCTTGCCAAAGAAGTTGATATGCAGAAATATCACGAAGCAAAAGCACGTGAACACGCAACAATGATTGAAAGTCGACAGATTGCAAAAGGCTTAGGTCTGAAGATGAAGATTGGTGACGTAGAGTATCAGGGCGATGGAAACAAAGCTATATTCTACTATATTGCCGACGAACGTGTCGACTTCCGTCAGCTTATTAAGGACCTTGCTGCAGCCTTCCACGTACGAATCGAAATGAAACAGATTGGTGCACGACAGGAAGCAGGACGTATTGGTGGTACAGGTCCATGTGGTCGTGAACTTTGTTGTGCTACATGGATGAAGAATTTCTCCAGTGTTTCGACCACAGCTGCCCGTATTCAAGACATCTCACTCAACCCAACCAAACTGGCTGGTATGTGTGCTAAACTGAAGTGTTGTCTGAACTATGAGGTTGATGACTATATGGAGGCTGGCAGAAAACTTCCAAGTAGGGAGGTTGTCTTGGAGACAATGGATGGTGAATACCACCTCTTCAAGACGGATATTCTTAATGGTCAATGCACCTACTCTACCGATAAGAACCTTGCAGCCAATCTCGAGACAATCAGTGCTGAGCGTGCAAAGGAAATTATCGAACTGAACCGACGTGGTGAGAAGCCACTTTCACTCCTTGAAGATGGTAAGGCAAAACCAGCCAAGAAGCCTGTTGACCTCCTTGCTGGTGCTGACCTCAGTCGATTTGATAAGGCTAAGAAGCGCAAAAAGAACAACCAACCACGCAACAACAACGGACAGCAAGGTGGTAGACCACAACGCGACAACCGTCGTAATCAGCGTGATGGACAGGACAACTACCGTCAGCAAAACGACAACAGACGTTCACAAAACGATAACCGTCGTCCACAGAATGGTAATCGCCGTCCTTATAACGGTCCTCGTCCTGCATATCAGCAGAATGAAGGTACTTCACAAAACAATAGAAATGAAGGCAGACAGCCTCAGCAAACGGAAAGAACGCAAGAATGA
- a CDS encoding gliding motility lipoprotein GldH: MKHKVSTLLYIIALMVITMGVASCSDPRTYNRYKSVSLQGWSRKDTLTFDIPRQWEGKYQLDLCLRAAQTYPYRNISMIIERTVIYYRQRKKREKTYNDTINCEIVNDKGILAGQKGITSTEIRQAITSFRLNRNDSMHVTIHHIMNRESLPGISDVGIRLLKK, from the coding sequence ATGAAACATAAGGTTTCCACCTTATTATATATCATAGCACTCATGGTTATCACCATGGGTGTTGCTTCATGCAGTGATCCACGCACATACAACCGATATAAAAGTGTGTCACTACAAGGCTGGTCACGCAAAGATACGCTTACTTTTGATATTCCACGACAATGGGAGGGCAAATATCAGTTAGACCTCTGCTTACGTGCTGCACAGACCTATCCATACCGCAATATAAGTATGATTATTGAGCGGACAGTAATCTACTACAGACAACGTAAGAAGCGTGAAAAGACTTACAATGATACCATTAATTGTGAGATTGTTAACGACAAGGGAATATTAGCAGGACAGAAAGGTATCACAAGTACCGAGATACGCCAAGCAATTACCTCCTTCCGCCTCAACCGAAATGACTCCATGCACGTCACGATACATCATATCATGAACCGTGAGTCACTTCCTGGTATCAGCGATGTAGGTATTAGACTTCTCAAGAAGTAA
- a CDS encoding methylenetetrahydrofolate reductase yields MSNNITDIKQLLNDETGEKHFSFEVLPPLKGNGTASLFRNIDQLKEFNPSFINITTHHSEFVYHEREDGLLERQSIRRRPGTIAIAAAIQQTYGIPVIPHVICSGATKEDIEYELLDLQFLGIENLMLLRGDKAREDRMFKPTKGGHSHTTELIEQVNSFNEGVFTDGSTMKHPGKPFVYGVACYPEKHEEAPNLEQDLRYLKMKQDLGATFAVTQLFYDNEKFYNFVDQARKIGVTIPIIPGIKPFAKLSQLNVVPKTFHCDIPEELAGLALKCNSDEEARLLGIEWAVKQVKDLYVHGFNNVHFYTVSAVSSVHEVMKRLEESGLLQKNS; encoded by the coding sequence ATGAGCAACAACATAACAGATATAAAGCAACTGCTGAACGATGAGACTGGCGAGAAACATTTTTCGTTTGAGGTTCTTCCCCCTTTGAAAGGTAATGGAACAGCGTCTCTTTTCCGCAATATTGATCAGCTCAAGGAGTTTAATCCGAGCTTCATAAATATCACCACTCACCACAGTGAGTTCGTCTATCACGAGCGCGAAGATGGTCTACTGGAACGCCAGAGCATACGTCGTCGCCCAGGAACAATAGCCATTGCTGCTGCAATTCAGCAGACCTACGGCATCCCTGTCATCCCTCATGTAATATGTTCAGGTGCAACGAAAGAAGATATTGAGTACGAATTGCTCGATTTGCAGTTCCTTGGTATAGAAAATCTGATGCTTCTGCGTGGCGATAAAGCACGTGAAGATCGTATGTTCAAACCGACAAAGGGCGGACATAGTCATACAACAGAACTGATTGAACAGGTAAACAGTTTCAACGAAGGTGTATTCACTGATGGGTCTACAATGAAGCACCCTGGTAAGCCTTTCGTATATGGTGTGGCGTGCTATCCTGAGAAACATGAGGAGGCACCTAACCTTGAACAAGACTTACGTTACCTCAAAATGAAGCAGGATTTGGGTGCAACATTTGCTGTTACACAGCTTTTCTACGACAATGAGAAGTTTTATAACTTCGTTGATCAGGCTCGAAAGATTGGCGTTACCATTCCTATCATACCGGGTATAAAGCCTTTCGCAAAGTTATCTCAGTTGAACGTCGTTCCAAAGACATTCCATTGTGACATCCCAGAAGAGCTTGCAGGATTGGCACTAAAATGTAATTCGGATGAAGAAGCACGCCTATTAGGTATCGAATGGGCTGTTAAACAGGTGAAAGACCTCTATGTACATGGTTTCAATAACGTACACTTCTACACTGTTTCAGCTGTAAGCAGTGTACACGAGGTGATGAAGCGATTAGAAGAGTCTGGTCTTCTGCAAAAGAACAGCTAA
- a CDS encoding ATP-binding protein, with the protein MNFSEVIGQEAVKERLIQMVKEDRLPHALLFCGPHGTGKMALAMAFASYLLAGDEAEEATSPSVSNARAMLRNWEHPDLHFSYPTIKLPSMSSDHQPVSTDFAKEWHGLIMQGAYFTMNQWMNQMGATTQQAIITGAESDELSRVLALKSSQGGYKVSIIWLPERMNLTSANKLLKLLEEPPQGTIFLMVCEEPEKLLETIISRTQRIDVKRINDEAIKQALINKRGIDTDAAHRIARIANGSWLKALESLDSGNENREFHNMFQMLMRLCYLRNVKDLKRWSEVVAGYGREKERRMLTYFQQQVRENFMFNFQNPELNYMTLEEENFAKNFARFINEANVIEINELFQRANRDIGQNANAKIVFYDMALKLIVLLLKK; encoded by the coding sequence ATGAACTTTTCAGAAGTTATAGGACAAGAAGCAGTGAAGGAACGGCTTATTCAGATGGTTAAAGAAGACCGTCTGCCTCATGCTTTGCTCTTCTGCGGACCTCATGGAACGGGTAAGATGGCGCTTGCAATGGCTTTTGCCAGCTATTTACTTGCTGGTGATGAAGCTGAGGAAGCAACATCGCCAAGCGTATCAAATGCTCGTGCCATGCTTCGAAACTGGGAACATCCCGACCTTCACTTCTCTTATCCGACCATCAAGCTACCAAGTATGAGTAGTGACCACCAACCTGTAAGCACAGACTTTGCAAAGGAATGGCACGGACTTATCATGCAAGGGGCTTACTTCACCATGAACCAATGGATGAACCAGATGGGAGCTACCACGCAGCAGGCTATCATTACTGGTGCAGAAAGCGACGAGTTGTCACGCGTTTTGGCTTTGAAATCAAGTCAGGGAGGCTATAAGGTGTCTATCATCTGGCTGCCAGAACGAATGAATCTCACCTCTGCCAACAAGTTGTTAAAGCTATTAGAGGAGCCACCACAGGGTACTATCTTCCTCATGGTATGCGAGGAACCAGAGAAACTTCTCGAAACCATCATTAGCCGTACACAGCGTATTGATGTGAAACGCATCAACGATGAGGCGATTAAACAAGCACTCATCAACAAAAGGGGGATTGATACTGATGCGGCACACCGCATTGCTCGTATCGCAAATGGTAGTTGGTTGAAAGCATTGGAATCGTTAGACTCAGGCAATGAAAACCGTGAGTTCCATAACATGTTCCAAATGCTTATGCGTCTGTGTTACCTCCGTAACGTAAAAGATCTCAAGCGTTGGAGCGAGGTTGTTGCTGGATATGGACGTGAAAAAGAGCGTCGTATGCTTACTTACTTCCAACAGCAGGTGCGCGAGAACTTTATGTTTAACTTCCAAAATCCCGAACTCAACTACATGACTTTGGAAGAGGAGAACTTCGCAAAGAACTTTGCACGATTCATCAACGAGGCAAACGTCATTGAAATCAACGAACTCTTCCAGCGTGCCAATCGTGATATTGGGCAGAATGCAAATGCCAAGATTGTCTTCTACGACATGGCATTGAAGCTCATTGTACTACTTTTGAAGAAGTAG
- a CDS encoding type I phosphomannose isomerase catalytic subunit: MEMFKFNPLLKSILWGGEKIVPFKHLTSDQKQVGESWEISGVKDNESVVSNGEYKGWTLNKLVDTLKDKLVGKENYARFGNEFPLLVKFIDAREQLSIQVHPTDEQAQAQGLGRGKTEMWYVMESNADASLRSGLKQQITPEQYKEMVENDTITEALCEYPVKEGDVFFLPAGRIHSIGAGCFLAEIQETSDVTYRIYDFKRQDAEGNYRQLHTKEAAECIDYTVYPDYRTQYEARQNEPVELVSCPYFTTSVYDLTEPMTLDYSDLDSFVIFVGLKGEGEITDAEGNTISFRAGESVLLPATATTVKVSGTVKFLESYV; this comes from the coding sequence ATGGAAATGTTTAAGTTTAATCCTCTTTTAAAGTCTATCCTTTGGGGTGGAGAAAAGATAGTTCCTTTCAAGCATTTGACTTCTGATCAGAAGCAGGTGGGCGAAAGTTGGGAAATTTCAGGTGTTAAGGATAATGAAAGTGTTGTGTCTAATGGCGAGTACAAAGGCTGGACACTGAATAAATTAGTTGACACATTGAAGGATAAGTTAGTGGGTAAGGAGAACTATGCACGTTTTGGCAATGAGTTCCCTCTGCTTGTTAAATTTATCGATGCACGTGAGCAGCTTTCTATTCAGGTTCATCCAACAGACGAGCAGGCACAAGCACAGGGTTTGGGTCGTGGTAAGACAGAGATGTGGTATGTAATGGAAAGTAATGCTGATGCTTCTCTTCGCAGCGGTTTGAAGCAGCAGATTACACCAGAACAATACAAGGAAATGGTTGAAAATGATACTATTACTGAGGCTTTGTGTGAATATCCTGTAAAGGAAGGTGATGTGTTCTTCTTGCCAGCAGGTCGCATTCACTCTATCGGTGCAGGCTGTTTCTTGGCAGAGATTCAGGAGACAAGCGACGTAACCTACCGTATCTATGACTTCAAACGTCAGGATGCAGAGGGCAATTATCGTCAGTTACATACCAAGGAGGCGGCTGAGTGCATCGATTATACCGTCTATCCAGACTATCGCACACAGTATGAAGCACGTCAGAATGAGCCTGTAGAACTCGTTAGCTGTCCTTACTTCACCACTTCTGTCTATGACCTTACAGAGCCAATGACGCTCGATTATAGCGATTTGGACTCTTTTGTCATCTTCGTTGGACTCAAGGGTGAGGGTGAGATTACTGATGCTGAGGGCAATACTATCTCATTCCGTGCAGGCGAGAGTGTACTCCTTCCAGCTACAGCAACCACTGTTAAGGTTTCGGGAACAGTTAAGTTCTTAGAGTCTTACGTATAA
- a CDS encoding glycoside hydrolase 5 family protein, which produces MKRIFMAIIALTMAVNMMAGDFVKVKNGRFVRGGKPYYYVGANFWYGPILGSEGPGGNRARLRRELDEMQRLGIDNLRILVGADGLPGVEDKIEPVLQPRPGVYNDSILAGLDYLLTEMSKRKMVAVLYLTNSWEWSGGYGAYLEWADEGPALIPRRDGYGAYTKFASKFAANQKAHLMFYEHIRFILSRTNRYSGVKYVDDPTIMSWQICNEPRAFSKEALPEFEKWLSEATAIVRSLDQNHLISLGSEGAFGCERDYSSFERICADKNVDYCNIHIWPYNWQWARKTHLKEDLKASFKHTQDYIDSHLEICKRINKPLVLEEFGYPRDGFSFSLKSTTKARDAYYKYVMDAVAQNAMNGGLLVGCNFWGWGGYGKPRHERWQAGDDFTCDPAHEPQGFYSVYATDKSTLKIIQKQTKRMSEIK; this is translated from the coding sequence ATGAAAAGAATTTTTATGGCAATTATTGCCTTGACAATGGCTGTAAATATGATGGCCGGTGACTTTGTGAAAGTAAAGAACGGACGCTTTGTTCGTGGTGGAAAACCCTACTATTACGTGGGAGCAAACTTCTGGTATGGACCTATACTTGGTTCTGAAGGACCAGGTGGAAACCGTGCGCGCCTTCGTCGAGAACTCGATGAGATGCAACGTTTGGGTATTGATAACCTTCGCATCTTGGTTGGTGCAGATGGTTTGCCCGGTGTTGAGGATAAGATAGAACCTGTTTTACAACCTCGTCCGGGTGTCTATAACGATTCTATTCTTGCAGGATTAGACTATCTTTTAACTGAGATGAGTAAGCGAAAGATGGTTGCTGTACTCTATCTCACCAACTCTTGGGAATGGAGTGGTGGCTATGGTGCCTATTTGGAGTGGGCTGATGAAGGTCCAGCTTTGATACCACGTAGAGATGGTTATGGTGCTTACACAAAGTTTGCCAGCAAGTTTGCAGCTAATCAAAAGGCACATTTAATGTTCTATGAACATATACGTTTCATTCTTAGTCGTACCAATCGATATTCTGGTGTGAAGTATGTTGACGACCCAACTATCATGTCTTGGCAGATTTGTAATGAGCCTCGCGCTTTCTCAAAAGAAGCTTTGCCAGAGTTTGAGAAGTGGCTTTCAGAAGCTACTGCTATCGTGCGCAGCCTTGATCAGAATCATCTTATCAGCCTTGGAAGCGAAGGAGCCTTCGGCTGTGAGCGTGATTATAGCAGCTTTGAACGCATCTGTGCTGACAAGAATGTGGACTACTGTAATATTCACATTTGGCCATACAACTGGCAGTGGGCAAGAAAGACGCATCTAAAGGAGGACCTCAAGGCAAGTTTTAAGCATACTCAAGATTATATCGATAGTCATCTTGAAATCTGCAAGCGTATTAATAAGCCGCTTGTACTTGAAGAGTTCGGTTATCCTCGTGATGGTTTCTCGTTCTCGTTGAAGAGTACAACAAAGGCGCGCGATGCTTATTACAAGTATGTTATGGATGCTGTGGCACAGAATGCAATGAATGGTGGACTTCTTGTTGGTTGTAACTTCTGGGGTTGGGGTGGTTACGGAAAGCCTCGTCATGAGCGTTGGCAGGCAGGAGATGACTTTACCTGCGACCCAGCGCATGAGCCACAAGGATTCTACAGTGTGTATGCAACAGACAAATCAACATTGAAGATTATTCAGAAGCAGACAAAACGAATGTCTGAGATTAAGTAA
- a CDS encoding YlbF family regulator: MNEDKFLKDLLADYHPQLSDDNAFIQRLQRQMELIEEVKAYQRAESRKNKLMSIKMLVIGVVLGCLVTLASFTLPTIFDRYINGTKSEFILTLLHNVQYIGLAIGAAFVTLSLLFTTKLVNLKDETPHQ, translated from the coding sequence ATGAACGAAGATAAATTCTTAAAAGACTTACTGGCGGACTATCATCCACAGCTATCGGATGACAATGCCTTTATACAAAGACTGCAACGACAGATGGAACTCATCGAAGAAGTTAAGGCATATCAACGTGCGGAGAGCCGAAAAAACAAACTGATGTCGATTAAGATGCTTGTCATTGGTGTTGTTTTGGGTTGTCTTGTCACGCTTGCAAGTTTCACACTGCCTACTATCTTCGATAGATATATCAATGGAACAAAATCGGAATTCATCCTTACCTTGCTTCACAACGTTCAGTATATTGGACTGGCAATAGGCGCAGCCTTCGTCACACTCAGCCTATTATTTACCACGAAATTAGTAAATCTAAAAGACGAAACACCACATCAATAG
- a CDS encoding AI-2E family transporter codes for MRQIITFDKFIRWALIALAVLAVGFIINALSEVLLPFFIAWLIAYLLYPIVKFVQYKLHIPGRALSIIITFILVAALFTAIFMFIVPPMINQVDKFMTIVNHYLHETTHTNDIATMVQKWIKENQTEIERFLKSSDFTNTIKTAMPKLFSVIGQTASIVISIIASCITLLYTFFILLDYEVLTNNWIKIFPKNVRPFWAGLAEDAERELNNYIRGQGLVSLCMGILFCIGFTIIDFPIAIGMGILIGILNLVPYLHTFALVPTAFLALLKAADTGQNFWIIFASALIVFAVVQLLTDMVITPKIMGKAMGLNPAILLLSLSIWGALLGFIGLIIALPLTTLIIAYWQRYVTKEGDAVETENVPAVAEDKKEEKE; via the coding sequence ATGCGACAAATAATTACCTTTGATAAATTCATACGTTGGGCATTAATTGCTCTTGCTGTTTTAGCAGTAGGATTTATTATCAATGCTCTTTCTGAGGTACTTTTACCATTCTTTATAGCATGGCTAATTGCCTACCTCCTCTATCCTATCGTGAAGTTTGTACAATATAAACTCCACATTCCAGGCAGAGCTTTGAGCATAATCATCACCTTTATATTGGTTGCAGCACTCTTTACTGCCATCTTCATGTTCATCGTTCCACCAATGATCAATCAGGTTGATAAGTTTATGACGATTGTCAATCATTATCTACATGAGACTACACACACCAATGATATAGCAACAATGGTGCAGAAGTGGATTAAGGAGAATCAGACAGAAATAGAAAGATTCTTAAAAAGTTCAGACTTCACAAACACGATTAAGACCGCTATGCCGAAGTTATTCTCTGTAATAGGTCAGACGGCAAGTATCGTGATTTCTATCATTGCATCATGTATCACCCTACTCTATACCTTCTTTATCCTGCTTGATTATGAGGTATTGACTAACAATTGGATTAAGATATTCCCAAAGAACGTACGTCCTTTCTGGGCTGGATTAGCAGAAGATGCTGAGCGAGAATTAAATAATTATATTCGTGGACAAGGATTGGTTTCACTCTGTATGGGTATACTCTTCTGCATTGGCTTTACCATTATTGATTTCCCAATAGCTATCGGCATGGGTATTCTTATTGGTATTCTTAACCTTGTTCCTTATCTTCACACCTTTGCCCTTGTACCAACAGCCTTTCTTGCATTGCTCAAAGCTGCTGATACAGGACAGAACTTCTGGATTATCTTTGCCTCTGCACTGATTGTTTTTGCCGTCGTACAGTTGCTTACGGATATGGTAATAACTCCGAAGATTATGGGTAAAGCAATGGGGCTCAACCCTGCCATCCTACTCCTCTCCCTCTCTATATGGGGCGCACTCTTAGGTTTTATCGGACTTATCATTGCCCTACCACTCACAACACTTATCATTGCTTACTGGCAAAGATATGTAACGAAGGAGGGTGATGCGGTAGAAACAGAAAATGTACCTGCTGTTGCGGAGGATAAGAAAGAGGAAAAAGAATAA